cctgtgatttttttttagtcttgcagttaacttaattttttctttttcattttttttttttttctcgccttcgggtaaaaatttttttttaactgttacctttttcttttttaacgattttttactagtttatctaatatatatatatatatatatatattttttttacatttttcttaggtgttttctttttttaaaatttcttttcttttcttttttttttcttttttctttcttcctttttgaaccactttttatcccctttctccccactcacgattttggatctcttctaatttggttaaagcatattttcctggggttgttgccacccttttagtattttacttgccccttcatttactcttatctggacaaaatgacaagacgtaaaaattcaacacaaaaaaaaagaacaagaggcagtaccgaaggctagggacctaatcaatacagacattggtaatatatcagatctagagttcagaatgacaattctcaaggttctagccgggctcaaaaaaggcatggaagatattagagaaaccctcttgagagatataaaagccctttctggagaaataaaagaactaaaatctaaccaagttgaaatcaaaaaagctattaatgaggtgcaatcaaaaatggaggctctcactgctaggataaatgaggcagaagaaagaattagtgatatagaagaccaaatgacagaaaataaagaagctgagcaaaagagggacaaacagctactggaccacgaggggagaaatcgagagataagtgacaccataagacgatacaacattagaataattgggattccagaagaagaagaaagagagaggggagcagaaggtatactggagagaattattggggagaatttccccaatatggcaaagggaacaagcatcaaaattcaggaggttcagagaacgcccctcaaaatcaataagaataggcccacaccccatcacctaatagtaaaatttacaagtctcagtgacaaagagaaaatcctggaagcagcccgggaaaagaagtctgtaacatacaatggtaaaaatattagattggcagctgacttattcacagagacctggcaggccagaaagagctggcatatattttcagagcacttaacgagaaaaacatgcatccaagaatactatatccagctaggctatcattgaaaatagaaggagagattaaaagcttccaggacaaacaaaaactgaaagaatttgcaaataccaaaccagctctacaggaaatattgaaagcggtcctctaagcaaagagagagcctacaagtggtagatcagaaaggaacagagacaatatacagtaacagtcaccttacaggcaatacaatggcactaaattcatatctctcaatagttaccctgaatgtgaatgggctaaatgcccctgtcaaaagacacagggtatcagaatggataaaaaaacaaaacccatctatatgttgcctccaagaaactcattttaagcccgaagacacttccagatttaaagtgagggggtggaaaagaatttaccatgctaatggacatcagaagaaagcaggagtggcaatccttatatcagatcaattagattttaagccaaagactataataagagatgaggaaggacactatatcatactcaaagggtgtgtccaacaagaagatttaacaattttaaatatctatgcccccaacgtgggagcagccaactatataaaccaattaataacaaaatcaaagaaacacatcaataataatacaataatagtaggggactttaacactcccctcactgaaatggacagatcatccaagcaaaagatcagcaaggaaataaaggccttaaacgacacactggaccagatggacatcacagatatattcagaatatttcatcccaaagcaacagaatacacattcttctctagggcacatggaacattctccagaatagatcacatcctcggtcctaaatcaggactcaaccggtatcaaaagattgggatcattccctgcatattttcagaccacaatgctctaaagctagaactcaaccaccaaaggaagtttggaaagaacccaaatacatggagactaaacagcatccttctaaagaatgaatgggtcaaccgggaaattaaagaagaattgaaaaaaatcatggaaacaaatgataatgaaaatacaacggttcaaaatctgtgggacacaacaaagacagtcctgagaggaaaatatatagcggtacaagcctttctcaagaaacaagaaaggtctcaggtacacaacctaaccctacacctaaaggagctggagaaagaacaagaaagaaaccctaagcccagcaggagaagagaaatcataaagatcagagcagaaatcaatgaaatagaaaccaaaaaaacaatagaacaaatcaacgaaactaggagctggttctttgaaagaattaataaaattgataaacccctggcccgactcatcaaaaagaaaaaagaaaggacccaaataaataaaatcatgaatgaaagaggagagatcacaactaacaccaaagaaatacaaactattataagaacatactatcagcaactctacggcaataaatttgacaatctggaagaaatggatgcattcctagaaacatataaactaccacaactgaaccaggaagaaatagaaagcctcaacagacccataaccagtaaggagatagaaacagtcattaaaaatctccaaacaaacaaaagcccagggccagacggcttcccgggggaattctaccaaacatttaaagaagaactaattcctattctcctgaaactgttccaaaaaatagaaatggaaggaaaaattccaaactcattttatgaggccagcatcaccttgatcccaaaaccagacaagggtcccaccaaaaaagagagctatagaccgatatccttgatgaacacagatgtgaaaatactcaacaaaatactagccaataggattcaacagtacattaaaaagattattcaccacgaccaagtgggatttattccagggctgcaaggttggttcaacatccgcaaatcagtcaacgtgatacaacacatcaataaaagaaagaacaagaaccatatgatactctcagtagatgctgaaaaagcatttgacaaagtacagcatcccttcctgatcaaaactcttcaaagtgtagggatagagggcacatacctcaatatcatcaaagccatctatgaaaaacccaccgcaaatatcattctcaatggagaaaaactgaaagcttttccgctaaggtcaggaacacagcagggatgtcccttatcaccactgctattcaacatagtactagaggtcctagcctcagcaatcagacaacaaaaggaaattaaaggcatccaaatcggcaaagaagaagtcaaattatcactcttcgcagatgatatgatactatatgtggaaaacccaaaagactccactccaagactgctagaacttatacaggaattcagtaaagtgtcaggatataaaatcaatgcacagaaatcagttgcatttctctacaccaacagcaagacaaagaaagagaaattaaggagtcaatcccatttacaattgcatccaaaaccataagatacctaggaataaacctaaccaaagagacacagaatctatactcagaaaactataaagtactcatgaaagaaattgaggaagacacaaataaatggaaaaatgttccatgctcctggattggaagaataaacattgtgaaaatgtctgtgctacctaaagcaatctacacatttaatgcaattcctatcaaagtaccatccatctttttctaataaatggaacaaataattctaaaatttatatggaacaagaaaagacctcaaatagccaaagggatattgaaaaagaaagcccacattggtggcatcacaattccggacttcaagctctattacaaagctgtattcatcaagacagcatggtactggcacaaaaacagaagcatagatcaatggaacagagtagagagccccgaaatagaccctcaactccacagtcaactaatcttcgacaaagcaggaaagaatgtccaatggaaaaaagacagcctctttaataaatgttgctgggaatattggacagccacatgcagaataatgaaattggacaatttccttataccacacacaaaaatagactcaaaatggatgaaggacctaaatgtgcgaaaggaatccatcaaaatccttgaggagaacacaggaagcaacctcttcgatctcagccgcagcaacatcttcctaagaacaattgcaaaggcaagagaagcaagggctaaaatgaagtattgggatttcatcaagatcaaaagcttttgcacagcaaaggaaagagttaacaaaatcaaaagacacctgacagaatgggagaagatatttgcaaacgacatatcagataaaggactagtgtccagaatctataaagaacttagcaaactcaacccccaaagaacaaataatccaatcaagaaatgggcagaggatatgaacagacctttctgcaaagaagacatcgagatggccaacagacacatgaaaaagtgctccatatcactcggcatcagggaaatacaaatcaaaaccacaatgagatatcacctcacaccagtcagaatggctaaaatcaacaagtcaggaaatgacagatgctggcgaggatgtggagaaaggggaaccctcctacactgttggtgggaatgcaagctggtgcagccactctggaaaacagcatggaggttcctcaaaatgttgaaaatagaactgccctatgacccagcaattgcactactgggtatttaccctaaagatacaaacgtagtgatgcAAAGGGGcgcgtgcacccgaatgtttatagcagccatgtccacaatagccaaactatggaaagaacctagatgtccatcaacagatgaatggatcaagaagatgtggtatatatacacaatggaatactatgcagccatcaaaagagatgaaatcttgccttttgcaacaacacggatggaactagagcgtttcatgcttagcgaaataagtcaagcagagaaagacaactatcctatgatctccctggtatgaggaagtggtgatgcaacatgggggcttaagtgggtaggagaagaataaatgaaacaagatgggattgggagggagacaaaccataagtgactcttaatctcacaaaacaaactgaggggtgctggggggagggggcttgggagaagggggtgggattatggacattggggagggtatgtgatttggtgagtgctgtgaagtgtgtaaacctggtgattcacagacctgtacccctggggatataaatatatgttcataaaaagtaaaaaaatttaagaacaatGACTCTTTTCCAGACATCTCCACCAGAAttcctcccatttcttttttaaaaaatttatttgtatttatttcagcataacagtattcattatttttgcaccacacccagtgctccatgcaatctctGCCCTCTATAATTCCCagcacctggtaccccagccttccaccccctgccccttcaaaaccctcagattgtttttcagagtccatagtctctcatggttcaccccccccccccttacaatttcccccaactcccttctcctctctaactccccgtgtccttcatgctatttgttatgctccacaaataagtgaaaccatatgataattgactctctctgcttgacttatttcactcagcataatctcttccagtcccgtccatgttgctccaaaagttgggtattcatcctttctgatgaaggcgtAATACTccctagtgtatatggaccacattttccttatccatttgtccgtttaaggacatcttggttctttccatagtttggcgatagtggccattgctgctataaactttcattcccaccaacagtggaagagggttcccctttctccacatcccttccagcacatgttgtttcctgtcttttttattttggccattctaactggtgtaaggtgatatctcaatgtggttttaatttgaatctccctgatggctagtcatgatgaacattttttcatgtgtctgatagccatttgtatgtcttaattggagaagtctctgttcacatcttctacctatttttttatatgattgcctgttttgtgtgtgttgagtttgaggagttcattatagatcctggatatcaaccttttgtctgtactgtcatttgcaaatatcttctcccatttcgtgggttgcctctttgttttttggctgtttcctttgctgtgtgaaagcttttgattttgatgaagtcccaaaagtttatttttgattttgtttcctttgcctttggagacatatcttgaaagaagttgctgtggctgatatcgaagagattactgcctatgttctcctctaggattctgatggattcctgtctcacattgaggtcttttatccattttgagtttatctttgtgtacggtgcaagagaatggtccagtttcattcttctacatatagctgtccagttttcccagcaccatttattgaagagactgtcttttttccactgtatattttttcctgttttgtcgaagatatattgaccatagagttgagggtccatatctgggctctctactctgttccactggtctatgtgtctgtttttatgccagtaccatgctgtcttggtgaccacagctttgtagtaaagcttgaaatcaggtgacgtgatgcccccagttttatttttgtttttcaacgtttccttagtgattcggggtctattatgattccatacaaatttctggattatttactccagctctttgaagaatgctggtggaattttgatcggaatggcattaaaagtatagattgctctaggcagtatagacattttaacaatgtttattctcccgatccaagagcatggaatggtacTGTATTGTGGCTTCTTCAAtattctttcatgagtgttctgtagttcctcaagtacagatcctttacctctttgatttggtttattcccaggtatcttatggttttggtgctatagtaaatggaatcgattctctaatttccctttctgtattttcattgttagtgtataagaaagccactgatttctgtacatttccTTTGTATCCTCCCAccttgctgaattgctgtatgaggtctagtagtttgggggtggagtctttttggttttccatataaagaatcatgtcatctgcgaagagagagagtttgacctcttcattgccaatttggataccgtttatttctctttgttgtctgattgctgttgctaggacttctaatactatgttgaacaagagtggtgaaagtgggcatccttgtcttgttcctgatctcaacgggatgatgcaggctttttcccattgaggattatattttctgtgggtctttcatagatagatttgatgaagttcaggaatgttccctctatccctatactttgagaCGTTTTAAttaggaacagatgctggattttgtcaaatgctttttctgcatcaattgagaggaccatgtggttcttctctcttctcatattaatttgttgtatcacattgattgatttgcgaatgttgaaccatccttgtagcccagggatgaatcccacctggtcatggtggataatctttttaatgtgctgttggatcctgttggctaggatcttgttgagaatcttagcatccatattcatcagtgatattggtctgaaattcttttttctggtagggtctttgcctggtttggggatcagggtaatgctggcttcatagaaagagtcaggaagttttccttctgcttcaattttttgaaacagcttccggagaataggtgttatttcttctttgaaaatttggtagaattccccagggaatccatcaggtcctgggctcttgttttttgggaggtttttgatcactgcttcaatctcgttactagatattggtctattcaggttgttgatttcttcctggttcaattttggtagtttacagttttccaggaatgcatccatttcatcaaggttgcttagcttattggcatataactgttgataataacttctgatgattgtttctacttccttggtgttagttgcgatctctcccttttcattcataattttatgaattggggctttctctcttttcttttagattagtgtggccaatggtttatcgatcttattgattcttttaaaaaaccagcttctagtttcattgatacgttctactgtatcgttggtttctacctcattgatctcagctctaatcttgatgatttcccttcttatgtgtggagtcgGTTTCACTTGTTGATTCTCTAATTCTTTAAGGgaaagctgctgtgttctggatttttcaatttttttgagtgaggcttggatggctatgtatttcccccttaggaccgcctttgttgtatcccataggttttcgaccaaagtgtcttcattctcattggtttccatgaattgtttaagttcttccttgatctcctggttaatccaagcattcttaaacaaggtgggctttagcttccaggtgtttgagttccttctgaacttttccttgtgattaaattccagtttcaaagcatcgtgatctgagaatatgcagggaataatctcagtcttttggtgtcggttgagtcctgatttgtgacccagtatgtggtctattcttgagaaggttccatgtgcacttgagaagaatgagtattttgttgttttagggtggaatgttctgcgTATATccatgaggtccatctgttccaatgtgtcattcaatgctcttgtttctttattgattttctgctttgatgatctatttctgagagaggtgtgttaagatctcctacgattagtgtattcatatcaatatgactctttatcttgattaacagttttcttatgtaattggctgctcccatattgggggcatagatatttacaattgttagatcatcttcgtggatagtccctttaagaatgatgtagtgtccttctgtatctttgactacagtctttagtttaaaatctaacttatctgatatgagaatcgctaccccagccttcttttgaggcccgttggcatgaaagatgcttttccatcccttcactttcagtctgcgtatatctttaggttcaaaatgggtctcttgtaggcaccatatgaatgggtcctgtcgttttatccaatctgcatccctgtgccgttttatggatgcatttaggccattcacattgagagtgattattgatagatatgtttttattgacatcgtgttacctttgaagtctctctttctgtagattgtttctgtatttctgttcaatgctattcttaggatcttcctcttttatagaaccccccttaatatttccggcagtgttggcttggtggtttcatattcttttaagccttgccggtcttggaaactctttatctctccatccattttgaatgtcagtcttgctggataaagtattcctggctgcatgttcttctcatttagtgccctgaatatatcttgccagccttttctggcttgccaggtctgatgttattctgatgggccttcctctgtaagtaaggatcctctttgctctagtggctttcaagagattatacctacaattataattcctcaatttgactatcaggtgtcgtaatgtttttttggaatgtataatcttgggtggagtcagttcagcctctagtacgtgaatgctggttccattcacgaaagtgggaaaattttcatgaaggacatgttccactatatcttctagatttctttctttctcctccccttcagggattccaataattctgacgttgggacgtttcatggcatcatttatttccctgattctgttttcgtggtttctaagttgtttgttccaggcttcctcctgatcctttttctctatctgtttgtcctccagatcactaattctatcttctgtctcggttaccctagctttgagagagtttagattagattggaactcattgagagcattgtgaacctcctccatggtagctttaagctccgccctaacattgtgcacatcctgtctggtcgctttcagctcggccctaatcaattctgtttggtcatccatggctttctccaacctagctattgcctggataattgttagcctgaatgctctttccaacatattgtcgatgttgatagctgttagctctgttgcaaaaagtccatcctctgtatttttcctctgttgggcattcctccttctagtcatttcggTGGGAGATGACTgcacagatgtagctggatgtattgaccatggtgcaatcaaggtgcaccctggaacacttctcagcaatcaggattccccacccaaatgagagacaaaagaaaagaaaaagagaaagaaaaaaaaaaaagagagagagagacaggaaagaaaggataatgaaagaaggtttagcccaaatgggccccaaggtaagatttatgaagtaaacaaacaaaaacagacaaaaagactaataaaagtatatgacaagagaaaaaaaatatttatgcaaataaaggaagaacctcgtcaaaaagaaccccaagtgtaagatttatatactatcaggacaaagacaaatacacagaaacacttgtggaagaaaaagatgggagagtggttataaattctcagtgtgtgcgaggaaggttgttttgattcttcctggatgtatcttgatatctttgttaaaggactcaactttcctaagataaagggggattaaaaataagtttaccGGTAGATGGCGTCACCCGGAGCGTGAGTTGTTGCACGAGGATATTGAAGACAATGGCTAAGAACAAACTAAGAGGGCAGAAGTCCAGGAATGTATTTCATATAGCCAGCCAAAAAAACTTTAAgtctaaaaacaaagcaaaaccagttACCACTAACCTTAAGAAGATAAACATTGTGAATAATGAAAAAGTTAACAGAGTGAATAAAGCTTTTGTAAATATACAAAAGGAACTTGCACATTTCTCAAAAGGCCTTTCCCTTGAACCTTTGCAGAAACAGCTGATTCCTCAGCAGTGTCATGAAAACGAACCAGTTAATGTTGATGAAGCGACAAGATTAATGGCTCAGTTGTAATACACTGGAGATACATCAAATACCCCCAAAAGAccaataaattaaatgttttatacaaaaaaaaaataagtttacctATGGGGttgtattgattggggaaaggggattactttgaagtttaactctatatgaatattagaagataaaaataaaaaggaataaactaaactaaactaaaattaaaaaaaaaaaagaaggaattcaaagaagaaatgcaaaagaaaaacataggtgtatgtatcaaaaagttcaggttagaaggttattatggaatttgatgtactggatagctcactgtgatggttattaggttaaaaaaattacctatatgtaaaaaaaaaaataaaccagaatagtgggaatgaatgaaaaataaaagttttcctatgaagtagtggttgttctcttgtagtcctttttttttctctctttttttttccttttcagtttgttttctcggggaggggcctgccaagtgggttttcagtcaatgatgttccctgacttaagtcctccAGCCCccttcaagggggtgggctctgaggaaactgggttttttttttttttttttcaggcttttgttctctggcagtttttatgtttgttcacttttttttttctcactttgaccgcttttgatggtttttgtagttttagaggaaaacaaaccgcaccttgatctccctctcagagagaagcctcagtctggctgcagagcccaaataagttcccccttggctgctggcagagcaggttccaagtcgcggtccctggggatgcaggatcttttgcttgtacccaaaaccatggcagcagtGGCTTTGGGCACCTCCAGACcgctagagaggttccaagcagcaattgcacactgagattttcctgctggcccgggctaggagtgcctggtctttctgggtttAAGAGCGCCCGGCTTGtgcgcaccaatttcaggggaggctgaggttcTCCTGCGGGTCTCAAGCTCTGAGAACAGGGcgcaggtccgagagcaccaggctgggccttcatgCACCTCTCttggggggagagtttggtgcaggctctgaaacaatggcgcatatcaaagggcaccggctgggcctttatacctctctcaggggagtatctcaggctctatagcagggctcttGCGTTCTGCAGCCTGGtctggctcccatcccctcacaggaaatggACCCCATGCGTTCTCGGGCGTTCtagcggcttagggaccaagagcttgtttctccgccgcactctctctgcctcagtgccaggggaggctgtcctgggactaaGGACtgaagcccctgtccctagccatccCGATTACCACaattctcccccccccacccccagatcctttgctcttttggagtgctttcaaccagtctccaagttaatgctggtccccagacgcagggtaCTCTCGCTCgaattggggtattactttccaactggtcgcctctggtggctccctcccccttttgtttatcttccgatatcagtccacctttcccactccgctttacctgcccactgcgtcttgtcttctctccctgtagagatccagacgtgtataattctgatctcaggctgatttcatgggtgattggagttctatggtaggtaatcagctcactttggggtacaagttgaaaaggcACCTTCTCCTACTTTCCCGCCATCTTGTcctccctatttcttttttttaatttattttctatttattttcagcataacagtattcattatttttgcaccacacccagtgctccatgcaatccatgctctctataatacccaccacctggtaccccaacctgccacccccccaccccttcaaagccctcagattgtttttcagagtccatagtctctcatggttcacctccccttccaatttcccccaatcccttctcctctctaactccccatgtccttcatgctatttgttatgctccacaagtaagtgaaaccatatgataattgactctctctgcttgacttatttcactcagcataatctcttccagtcccgtccatgttgctacaaaagttgggtcttcatccattctgatggaggcataatactccatagtgtatatggaccacatcttccttatccatttgtccattgaagggcatattggttctttacacagtttggtgaccgtggccattgctgctataaacattggggtacagatggcccttcttttcactacatctgtatctttggggtaaatacccaggagtgcaactgcagggtcatagggaagttctatttttaatttcttgaggaatctccacactgttctccaaagtggctgcaccaacttacattcccaccaacagtggaagagggttcccctttctccacatccctt
This genomic interval from Mustela lutreola isolate mMusLut2 chromosome 9, mMusLut2.pri, whole genome shotgun sequence contains the following:
- the LOC131807615 gene encoding ribosomal biogenesis factor, which codes for MAKNKLRGQKSRNVFHIASQKNFKSKNKAKPVTTNLKKINIVNNEKVNRVNKAFVNIQKELAHFSKGLSLEPLQKQLIPQQCHENEPVNVDEATRLMAQL